In Carya illinoinensis cultivar Pawnee chromosome 9, C.illinoinensisPawnee_v1, whole genome shotgun sequence, the following are encoded in one genomic region:
- the LOC122275778 gene encoding U4/U6 small nuclear ribonucleoprotein PRP4-like protein has product MEVNEEVPASTSPEEVSDLVPDGQTVVSAVNAAPVQPIQPIVPPVVVPPTIAPIPPPPVLRPLAPLPVRPPVLRPPVSQNGEVRMSDSDSDHDDLGPNRTATGSTGEYEVSEESRFIRERQEKAIQELLMKRRAKALAVPTNDMAVRTRLRKLGEPMTLFGEREMERRERLRTIMVKLDAEGQLEKLMRAHEEEEAAASAPKVDAEEEFVEYPFYTEGTKSLLDARVNIAKYSLARAALRIQRAQRKRDDPDEDVDAEMDWALKQSENLVLDCSEIGDDRPLCGCSFSRDGKLLATCSLSGVGKLWSMPQVKKVSTLKGHTERATDVTFSPVHDHLATASADRTAKLWNTEGSLLRTFEGHLDRLARISFHPSGKYLGTASFDKTWRLWDVDTGEELLLQEGHSRSVYGIAFHHDGSLAASCGLDSLARVWDLRTGRSILALEGHVKPVLGISFSPNGYLLATGGEDNTCRVWDLRKKKSLYTIPAHSNLISEVKFEPQEGYFLVTASYDMTAKIWSARDFKPVKTLAGHEAKVTSLDVVGDGRYIATVSHDRTIKLWSSSSNEKEHAMDVD; this is encoded by the exons ATGGAAGTCAACGAAGAAGTCCCTGCATCAACTTCTCCTGAAGAGGTTTCTGATTTGGTCCCTGATGGTCAAACTGTAGTTTCTGCTGTTAACGCTGCCCCAGTCCAACCAATCCAACCAATAGTTCCACCTGTGGTTGTGCCTCCTACCATTGCTCCCATTCCTCCTCCTCCTGTACTCCGCCCATTGGCACCTCTCCCCGTTCGCCCTCCTGTTCTAAGGCCACCTGTTTCACAAAATGGTGAGGTGAGAATGAGTGACTCAGATTCAGACCATGATGACTTGGGCCCAAACCGGACTGCAACTGGTTCAACTGGGGAGTATGAGGTATCAGAAGAGAGCAGATTTATAAGAGAGAGGCAGGAAAAGGCAATTCAAGAGCTTTTAATGAAGCGGCGAGCTAAAGCTCTAGCAGTTCCTACTAATGACATGGCTGTCCGAACACGTCTTCGCAAGCTTGGTGAACCTATGACCCTTTTTGGAGAAAGAGAGATGGAAAGACGTGAGAGGTTGCGGACAATTATGGTCAAACTAGATGCTGAAGGGCAACTGGAAAAGCTGATGAGAGCtcatgaggaggaagaggctgcaGCTTCTGCTCCAAAAGTGGATGCTGAGGAAGAATTTGTTGAGTACCCCTTTTATACTGAAGGCACAAAATCTCTCTTGGATGCTAGAGTCAACATTGCAAAGTACTCTCTTGCGAGGGCAGCTTTGCGTATTCAACGTGCTCAGAGGAAAAGGGATGATCCAGATGAAGATGTGGATGCTGAGATGGATTGGGCTCTGAAGCAATCGGAGAATTTGGTGCTTGACTGCAGTGAGATTGGGGATGACCGGCCACTCTGTGGTTGTTCATTTTCACGGGATGGAAAACTGCTTGCTACGtg CTCTTTAAGTGGAGTTGGTAAGTTGTGGAGCATGCCTCAAGTGAAAAAGGTGTCTACGTTGAAGGGACACACAGAGCGAGCTACTGATGTTACATTCTCTCCTGTGCATGACCATCTTGCTACTGCCTCTGCTGACCGGACTGCAAAGTTGTGGAACACTGAAGGATCTCTCTTGAGGACATTTGAGGGCCATCTAGACCGTCTTGCCCGCATTTCTTTCCATCCATCAGGGAAGTACTTGGGCACTGCTAGCTTTGATAAGACATGGAGATTATGGGATGTAGATACTGGTGAGGAGTTGCTTCTTCAAGAAGGTCACAGTAGGAGCGTCTATGGGATAGCGTTCCACCATGATGGGTCATTAGCAGCATCTTGTGGACTTGATTCACTTGCTCGTGTTTGGGACCTTCGAACAGGCAGAAGTATTCTTGCCTTAGAAGGCCATGTCAAGCCA GTTCTGGGAATTAGCTTCTCTCCCAATGGCTACCTTTTAGCCACTGGGGGTGAAGACAATACCTGTCGAGTCTGGGATCTGAGAAAGAAGAAATCTTTGTATACAATCCCAGCGCATTCCAACCTTATTTCTGAAGTAAAATTTGAGCCTCAGGAAGGATATTTCTTGGTAACTGCTTCCTATGATATGACAGCTAAG atttggtCAGCACGGGATTTTAAGCCAGTGAAGACACTTGCTGGACATGAAGCGAAAGTCACATCTCTAGATGTTGTTGGAG ATGGGCGTTACATAGCAACCGTATCACATGATCGGACGATTAAACTGTGGTCTAGCAGTAGCAATGAGAAGGAACACGCTATGGATGTTGACTAG
- the LOC122275779 gene encoding UDP-N-acetylglucosamine--dolichyl-phosphate N-acetylglucosaminephosphotransferase — translation MAARKRASADASTEAKVQEKPKSKDSVPAEPPTAPLNVKSGFILKLSILLLGPYCYLIFHHYNIDWDLKKSILINAVVSLAGFFVTLKMIPVASKYVLRRNLFGYDINKRGTHGGTLRVPESLGIVVGIVFLVVAILFQYFNFTSDSIWLVEYNAALASICFMTLLGFVDDVLDVPWRVKLLLPSFAALPLLMAYAGHTTIIIPKPLIPYVGLEILDLGWMYKLYMGLLAVFCTNSINIHAGLNGLEVGQTVVIASAILIHNIMQIGASTDPEYKQAHAFSIYLVQPLLAASLGLLSYNWYPSSVFVGDTYTYFAGMTMAVVGILGHFSETLLIFFAPQVLNFLLSLPQLSGLVPCPRHRLPRFDSKTGLLTGTNDGTLVNFTLRLLGRMSENSLCIVLLVFQAIACFLCFLLRHFLAGWYK, via the exons ATGGCAGCTCGAAAGAGAGCTTCAGCAGACGCTTCCACAGAAGCCAAAGTCCAAGAAAAACCTAAATCCAAAGACTCCGTTCCGGCCGAGCCTCCAACTGCTCCCCTAAATGTAAAGTCGGGCTTCATTCTGAAGCTCTCGATCTTGCTATTGGGTCCGTACTGTTACCTCATATTCCACCACTATAATATCGACTGGGACCTCAAAAAGTCGATCCTCATAAATGCGGTGGTCAGCCTGGCGGGGTTCTTCGTCACTCTTAAGATGATCCCCGTGGCCTCCAAATACGTCCTTAGGCGCAATCTCTTTGGCTACGATATCAACAAAAGGGGTACCCATGGAGGCACACTCAGAGT GCCTGAGTCATTGGGTATTGTTGTTGGTATTGTTTTCTTGGTCGTGGCCATCTTATTCCAATATTTTAACTTCACGTCGGATTCCATT TGGCTTGTTGAGTACAATGCAGCATTGGCATCCATCTGCTTTATGACATTACTTGGATTTGTTGATGATGTCCTTGATGTCCCCTGGAGAGT GAAATTACTCCTACCATCATTTGCTGCTCTTCCTTTGTTGATGGCTTATGCTGGGCATACAACTATTATAATACCAAAGCCTCTCATTCCATATGTTGGCCTAGAGATTCTTGATCTAG GATGGatgtataaactatatatgGGGCTTTTGGCGGTTTTTTGcacaaactctataaatatccATGCTGGTTTAAATGGACTTGAAGTTGGGCAGACAGTTGTCATTGCATCTGCT ATTTTGATACACAATATCATGCAAATTGGAGCATCTACAGACCCTGAGTATAAGCAGGCCCATGCATTCTCTATTTATTTAGTTCAGCCCTTACTTGCAGCATCACTGGGTTTACTTTCTTACAACTG GTACCCTTCTTCAGTTTTTGTTGGAGATACTTACACGTACTTTGCAGGGATGACCATGGCTGTAGTTGGGATTTTAGGCCATTTTAG TGAAACGCTCCTGATTTTCTTTGCTCCTCAAGTTTTGAACTTCCTCTTATCGCTCCCTCAG CTTTCTGGTTTGGTTCCATGTCCACGACATCGTCTCCCTAG GTTTGATTCTAAGACTGGACTGCTGACCGGAACAAATGATGGGACACTTGTTAATTTTACTTTGAGACTACTTGGCAGGATGTCGGAAAACTCACTATGCATTGTTCTTCTCGTTTTCCAG GCCATTGCATGCTTTCTCTGTTTCTTGCTGAGGCATTTCCTTGCTGGTTGGTACAAATGA
- the LOC122275809 gene encoding DNA-(apurinic or apyrimidinic site) endonuclease, chloroplastic isoform X2 codes for MKQALHLQLKSFVNLPSFAVAPRRNLRVGTSISFRVRTMGSKDSKRLLSNSSLPVSLEDKKEKKLKGLVGTNSTSEKENGVKSSSVVFERFKEDPARIETMTVQELRATLRSVGVPAKGCKRDLVNALKCFAEKKIDGKTSLTVEEQASFSAENISVKCKDKDFSKEDCVEDVNTDLEVPGLPQHKGRVKKSATEGSINKFNTKRVTKKQNLSIRCDEGGMVLEAKRTVSSKIIHEVVNADKGVMPVIQTEPWTVLAHKKPQKGWIPYNPKTMRPPPLTRDTRYMKLMSWNVNGLRALLKLEGFSALQLSQREDFDVLCLQETKLQEKDVENIKQCLIDGYENSFWSCSVSKLGYSGTAIISRVKPLSVRYGLGISDHDSEGRLVMAEFDSFYLLSGYVPNSGDGLRRLSYRVTQWDPTLSNYMKELEKSKPVILTGDLNCAHEEIDIYNPAGNKRSAGFTDEERQSFGTNFLSRGFVDTFRRQHPGVVGYTYWGYRHGGRKNNRGWRLDYFLVSESIADRVYDSYILSDVGGSDHCPVGLVLKL; via the exons ATGAAGCAAGCATTGCATCTACAGCTTAAGAGTTTCGTAAACCTTccaag TTTTGCAGTAGCTCCAAGAAGGAATTTAAGAGTTGGAACATCGATCTCTTTTAGAGTACGCACAATGGGGTCCAAAGACTCCAAACGACTCCTCTCAAATTCATCGCTACCCGTGTCATTGGAGgacaagaaagagaagaaactgAAAGGATTAGTGGGTACAAACTCGACTTCTGAGAAG GAAAATGGTGTGAAAAGCTCTTCAGTTGTGTTTGAACGATTTAAGGAAGACCCTGCGAGAATCGAGACAATGACCGTTCAAGAGCTCAGGGCTACATTGAG GAGCGTTGGGGTCCCTGCTAAAGGCTGTAAACGCGATCTTGTGAATGCTTTGAAGTGTTTTGCGGAAAAGAAGATAGATG GTAAAACTTCTCTGACGGTAGAAGAACAAGCATCCTTTTCTGCTGAAAATATATCTGTAAAATGTAAGGATAAGGACTTCTCTAAAGAAGACTGTGTTGAAGATGTCAACACTGATTTGGAAGTTCCTGGGCTTCCGCAACATAAGGGAAGGGTAAAGAAATCTGCAACTGAGGGTAGTATTAACAAATTCAATACGAAAAGGGTCACAAAGAAACAAAATCTGTCTATCAGATGTGATGAAG GTGGGATGGTCTTGGAGGCAAAGAGAACAGTTTCTTCAAAGATTATTCATGAAGTTGTTAATGCTGACAAAGGAGTTATGCCTGTCATACAAACTGAACCATGGACAGTTCTTGCCCACAAGAAGCCTCAGAAAGGCTGGATTCCTTATAATCCTAAAACCATGAGGCCTCCGCCTCTAACCAGGGACACAAGATATATGAAGCTCATGTCTTGGAATGTCAATGGATTAAGAGCTTTATTGAAATTAGAGGGATTTTCTGCGCTGCAACTTTCCCAAAGGGAAGATTTTGATGTTTTGTGCTTGCAAGAGACCAAGCTACAG GAGAAGGATGTTGAGAACATCAAACAGTGTCTCATAGATGGCTATGAGAACAGCTTCTGGAGTTGTAGTGTTTCCAAGCTTGGTTATTCTGGAACAGCGATTATCTCAAGG GTAAAGCCACTTTCAGTCAGATATGGCCTAGGCATATCAGATCATGATAGTGAGGGACGGCTTGTGATGGCagagtttgattcattttatctaTTGAGTGGATACGTCCCTAATTCTGGAGATGGCTTGAGAAGACTG TCTTACAGGGTTACACAATGGGATCCGACTCTGAGCAATTATATGAAA GAGCTGGAAAAGTCGAAGCCTGTCATTTTGACTGGTGATTTGAATTGTGCTCATGAAGAGATAGACATATATAACCCTGCT GGAAATAAAAGAAGTGCTGGGTTTACTGATGAAGAAAGGCAATCATTTGGGACAAACTTCTTGTCGAGGGGATTTGTGGACACCTTTAGACGGCAACACCCGGGTGTTGTAGGCTATACTTACTGGGGTTATCGGCATGGTGGGCGCAAAAATAACAGAG GATGGCGGCTTGACTACTTCCTTGTCTCAGAATCCATTGCTGATAGGGTTTATGACTCTTATATTTTATCTGATGTGGGTGGTAGCGATCATTGTCCTGTTGGCCTTGTACTCAAGCTTTAG
- the LOC122275809 gene encoding DNA-(apurinic or apyrimidinic site) endonuclease, chloroplastic isoform X1 produces MKQALHLQLKSFVNLPSFAVAPRRNLRVGTSISFRVRTMGSKDSKRLLSNSSLPVSLEDKKEKKLKGLVGTNSTSEKENGVKSSSVVFERFKEDPARIETMTVQELRATLRSVGVPAKGCKRDLVNALKCFAEKKIDGKTSLTVEEQASFSAENISVKCKDKDFSKEDCVEDVNTDLEVPGLPQHKGRVKKSATEGSINKFNTKRVTKKQNLSIRCDEGSGGMVLEAKRTVSSKIIHEVVNADKGVMPVIQTEPWTVLAHKKPQKGWIPYNPKTMRPPPLTRDTRYMKLMSWNVNGLRALLKLEGFSALQLSQREDFDVLCLQETKLQEKDVENIKQCLIDGYENSFWSCSVSKLGYSGTAIISRVKPLSVRYGLGISDHDSEGRLVMAEFDSFYLLSGYVPNSGDGLRRLSYRVTQWDPTLSNYMKELEKSKPVILTGDLNCAHEEIDIYNPAGNKRSAGFTDEERQSFGTNFLSRGFVDTFRRQHPGVVGYTYWGYRHGGRKNNRGWRLDYFLVSESIADRVYDSYILSDVGGSDHCPVGLVLKL; encoded by the exons ATGAAGCAAGCATTGCATCTACAGCTTAAGAGTTTCGTAAACCTTccaag TTTTGCAGTAGCTCCAAGAAGGAATTTAAGAGTTGGAACATCGATCTCTTTTAGAGTACGCACAATGGGGTCCAAAGACTCCAAACGACTCCTCTCAAATTCATCGCTACCCGTGTCATTGGAGgacaagaaagagaagaaactgAAAGGATTAGTGGGTACAAACTCGACTTCTGAGAAG GAAAATGGTGTGAAAAGCTCTTCAGTTGTGTTTGAACGATTTAAGGAAGACCCTGCGAGAATCGAGACAATGACCGTTCAAGAGCTCAGGGCTACATTGAG GAGCGTTGGGGTCCCTGCTAAAGGCTGTAAACGCGATCTTGTGAATGCTTTGAAGTGTTTTGCGGAAAAGAAGATAGATG GTAAAACTTCTCTGACGGTAGAAGAACAAGCATCCTTTTCTGCTGAAAATATATCTGTAAAATGTAAGGATAAGGACTTCTCTAAAGAAGACTGTGTTGAAGATGTCAACACTGATTTGGAAGTTCCTGGGCTTCCGCAACATAAGGGAAGGGTAAAGAAATCTGCAACTGAGGGTAGTATTAACAAATTCAATACGAAAAGGGTCACAAAGAAACAAAATCTGTCTATCAGATGTGATGAAGGTTCAG GTGGGATGGTCTTGGAGGCAAAGAGAACAGTTTCTTCAAAGATTATTCATGAAGTTGTTAATGCTGACAAAGGAGTTATGCCTGTCATACAAACTGAACCATGGACAGTTCTTGCCCACAAGAAGCCTCAGAAAGGCTGGATTCCTTATAATCCTAAAACCATGAGGCCTCCGCCTCTAACCAGGGACACAAGATATATGAAGCTCATGTCTTGGAATGTCAATGGATTAAGAGCTTTATTGAAATTAGAGGGATTTTCTGCGCTGCAACTTTCCCAAAGGGAAGATTTTGATGTTTTGTGCTTGCAAGAGACCAAGCTACAG GAGAAGGATGTTGAGAACATCAAACAGTGTCTCATAGATGGCTATGAGAACAGCTTCTGGAGTTGTAGTGTTTCCAAGCTTGGTTATTCTGGAACAGCGATTATCTCAAGG GTAAAGCCACTTTCAGTCAGATATGGCCTAGGCATATCAGATCATGATAGTGAGGGACGGCTTGTGATGGCagagtttgattcattttatctaTTGAGTGGATACGTCCCTAATTCTGGAGATGGCTTGAGAAGACTG TCTTACAGGGTTACACAATGGGATCCGACTCTGAGCAATTATATGAAA GAGCTGGAAAAGTCGAAGCCTGTCATTTTGACTGGTGATTTGAATTGTGCTCATGAAGAGATAGACATATATAACCCTGCT GGAAATAAAAGAAGTGCTGGGTTTACTGATGAAGAAAGGCAATCATTTGGGACAAACTTCTTGTCGAGGGGATTTGTGGACACCTTTAGACGGCAACACCCGGGTGTTGTAGGCTATACTTACTGGGGTTATCGGCATGGTGGGCGCAAAAATAACAGAG GATGGCGGCTTGACTACTTCCTTGTCTCAGAATCCATTGCTGATAGGGTTTATGACTCTTATATTTTATCTGATGTGGGTGGTAGCGATCATTGTCCTGTTGGCCTTGTACTCAAGCTTTAG
- the LOC122275809 gene encoding DNA-(apurinic or apyrimidinic site) endonuclease, chloroplastic isoform X3, with product MGSKDSKRLLSNSSLPVSLEDKKEKKLKGLVGTNSTSEKENGVKSSSVVFERFKEDPARIETMTVQELRATLRSVGVPAKGCKRDLVNALKCFAEKKIDGKTSLTVEEQASFSAENISVKCKDKDFSKEDCVEDVNTDLEVPGLPQHKGRVKKSATEGSINKFNTKRVTKKQNLSIRCDEGSGGMVLEAKRTVSSKIIHEVVNADKGVMPVIQTEPWTVLAHKKPQKGWIPYNPKTMRPPPLTRDTRYMKLMSWNVNGLRALLKLEGFSALQLSQREDFDVLCLQETKLQEKDVENIKQCLIDGYENSFWSCSVSKLGYSGTAIISRVKPLSVRYGLGISDHDSEGRLVMAEFDSFYLLSGYVPNSGDGLRRLSYRVTQWDPTLSNYMKELEKSKPVILTGDLNCAHEEIDIYNPAGNKRSAGFTDEERQSFGTNFLSRGFVDTFRRQHPGVVGYTYWGYRHGGRKNNRGWRLDYFLVSESIADRVYDSYILSDVGGSDHCPVGLVLKL from the exons ATGGGGTCCAAAGACTCCAAACGACTCCTCTCAAATTCATCGCTACCCGTGTCATTGGAGgacaagaaagagaagaaactgAAAGGATTAGTGGGTACAAACTCGACTTCTGAGAAG GAAAATGGTGTGAAAAGCTCTTCAGTTGTGTTTGAACGATTTAAGGAAGACCCTGCGAGAATCGAGACAATGACCGTTCAAGAGCTCAGGGCTACATTGAG GAGCGTTGGGGTCCCTGCTAAAGGCTGTAAACGCGATCTTGTGAATGCTTTGAAGTGTTTTGCGGAAAAGAAGATAGATG GTAAAACTTCTCTGACGGTAGAAGAACAAGCATCCTTTTCTGCTGAAAATATATCTGTAAAATGTAAGGATAAGGACTTCTCTAAAGAAGACTGTGTTGAAGATGTCAACACTGATTTGGAAGTTCCTGGGCTTCCGCAACATAAGGGAAGGGTAAAGAAATCTGCAACTGAGGGTAGTATTAACAAATTCAATACGAAAAGGGTCACAAAGAAACAAAATCTGTCTATCAGATGTGATGAAGGTTCAG GTGGGATGGTCTTGGAGGCAAAGAGAACAGTTTCTTCAAAGATTATTCATGAAGTTGTTAATGCTGACAAAGGAGTTATGCCTGTCATACAAACTGAACCATGGACAGTTCTTGCCCACAAGAAGCCTCAGAAAGGCTGGATTCCTTATAATCCTAAAACCATGAGGCCTCCGCCTCTAACCAGGGACACAAGATATATGAAGCTCATGTCTTGGAATGTCAATGGATTAAGAGCTTTATTGAAATTAGAGGGATTTTCTGCGCTGCAACTTTCCCAAAGGGAAGATTTTGATGTTTTGTGCTTGCAAGAGACCAAGCTACAG GAGAAGGATGTTGAGAACATCAAACAGTGTCTCATAGATGGCTATGAGAACAGCTTCTGGAGTTGTAGTGTTTCCAAGCTTGGTTATTCTGGAACAGCGATTATCTCAAGG GTAAAGCCACTTTCAGTCAGATATGGCCTAGGCATATCAGATCATGATAGTGAGGGACGGCTTGTGATGGCagagtttgattcattttatctaTTGAGTGGATACGTCCCTAATTCTGGAGATGGCTTGAGAAGACTG TCTTACAGGGTTACACAATGGGATCCGACTCTGAGCAATTATATGAAA GAGCTGGAAAAGTCGAAGCCTGTCATTTTGACTGGTGATTTGAATTGTGCTCATGAAGAGATAGACATATATAACCCTGCT GGAAATAAAAGAAGTGCTGGGTTTACTGATGAAGAAAGGCAATCATTTGGGACAAACTTCTTGTCGAGGGGATTTGTGGACACCTTTAGACGGCAACACCCGGGTGTTGTAGGCTATACTTACTGGGGTTATCGGCATGGTGGGCGCAAAAATAACAGAG GATGGCGGCTTGACTACTTCCTTGTCTCAGAATCCATTGCTGATAGGGTTTATGACTCTTATATTTTATCTGATGTGGGTGGTAGCGATCATTGTCCTGTTGGCCTTGTACTCAAGCTTTAG
- the LOC122275809 gene encoding DNA-(apurinic or apyrimidinic site) endonuclease, chloroplastic isoform X4, with protein MTVQELRATLRSVGVPAKGCKRDLVNALKCFAEKKIDGKTSLTVEEQASFSAENISVKCKDKDFSKEDCVEDVNTDLEVPGLPQHKGRVKKSATEGSINKFNTKRVTKKQNLSIRCDEGSGGMVLEAKRTVSSKIIHEVVNADKGVMPVIQTEPWTVLAHKKPQKGWIPYNPKTMRPPPLTRDTRYMKLMSWNVNGLRALLKLEGFSALQLSQREDFDVLCLQETKLQEKDVENIKQCLIDGYENSFWSCSVSKLGYSGTAIISRVKPLSVRYGLGISDHDSEGRLVMAEFDSFYLLSGYVPNSGDGLRRLSYRVTQWDPTLSNYMKELEKSKPVILTGDLNCAHEEIDIYNPAGNKRSAGFTDEERQSFGTNFLSRGFVDTFRRQHPGVVGYTYWGYRHGGRKNNRGWRLDYFLVSESIADRVYDSYILSDVGGSDHCPVGLVLKL; from the exons ATGACCGTTCAAGAGCTCAGGGCTACATTGAG GAGCGTTGGGGTCCCTGCTAAAGGCTGTAAACGCGATCTTGTGAATGCTTTGAAGTGTTTTGCGGAAAAGAAGATAGATG GTAAAACTTCTCTGACGGTAGAAGAACAAGCATCCTTTTCTGCTGAAAATATATCTGTAAAATGTAAGGATAAGGACTTCTCTAAAGAAGACTGTGTTGAAGATGTCAACACTGATTTGGAAGTTCCTGGGCTTCCGCAACATAAGGGAAGGGTAAAGAAATCTGCAACTGAGGGTAGTATTAACAAATTCAATACGAAAAGGGTCACAAAGAAACAAAATCTGTCTATCAGATGTGATGAAGGTTCAG GTGGGATGGTCTTGGAGGCAAAGAGAACAGTTTCTTCAAAGATTATTCATGAAGTTGTTAATGCTGACAAAGGAGTTATGCCTGTCATACAAACTGAACCATGGACAGTTCTTGCCCACAAGAAGCCTCAGAAAGGCTGGATTCCTTATAATCCTAAAACCATGAGGCCTCCGCCTCTAACCAGGGACACAAGATATATGAAGCTCATGTCTTGGAATGTCAATGGATTAAGAGCTTTATTGAAATTAGAGGGATTTTCTGCGCTGCAACTTTCCCAAAGGGAAGATTTTGATGTTTTGTGCTTGCAAGAGACCAAGCTACAG GAGAAGGATGTTGAGAACATCAAACAGTGTCTCATAGATGGCTATGAGAACAGCTTCTGGAGTTGTAGTGTTTCCAAGCTTGGTTATTCTGGAACAGCGATTATCTCAAGG GTAAAGCCACTTTCAGTCAGATATGGCCTAGGCATATCAGATCATGATAGTGAGGGACGGCTTGTGATGGCagagtttgattcattttatctaTTGAGTGGATACGTCCCTAATTCTGGAGATGGCTTGAGAAGACTG TCTTACAGGGTTACACAATGGGATCCGACTCTGAGCAATTATATGAAA GAGCTGGAAAAGTCGAAGCCTGTCATTTTGACTGGTGATTTGAATTGTGCTCATGAAGAGATAGACATATATAACCCTGCT GGAAATAAAAGAAGTGCTGGGTTTACTGATGAAGAAAGGCAATCATTTGGGACAAACTTCTTGTCGAGGGGATTTGTGGACACCTTTAGACGGCAACACCCGGGTGTTGTAGGCTATACTTACTGGGGTTATCGGCATGGTGGGCGCAAAAATAACAGAG GATGGCGGCTTGACTACTTCCTTGTCTCAGAATCCATTGCTGATAGGGTTTATGACTCTTATATTTTATCTGATGTGGGTGGTAGCGATCATTGTCCTGTTGGCCTTGTACTCAAGCTTTAG
- the LOC122275809 gene encoding DNA-(apurinic or apyrimidinic site) endonuclease, chloroplastic isoform X5 produces the protein MKQALHLQLKSFVNLPSFAVAPRRNLRVGTSISFRVRTMGSKDSKRLLSNSSLPVSLEDKKEKKLKGLVGTNSTSEKENGVKSSSVVFERFKEDPARIETMTVQELRATLRSVGVPAKGCKRDLVNALKCFAEKKIDGKTSLTVEEQASFSAENISVKCKDKDFSKEDCVEDVNTDLEVPGLPQHKGRVKKSATEGSINKFNTKRVTKKQNLSIRCDEGSGGMVLEAKRTVSSKIIHEVVNADKGVMPVIQTEPWTVLAHKKPQKGWIPYNPKTMRPPPLTRDTRYMKLMSWNVNGLRALLKLEGFSALQLSQREDFDVLCLQETKLQEKDVENIKQCLIDGYENSFWSCSVSKLGYSGTAIISRVKPLSVRYGLGISDHDSEGRLVMAEFDSFYLLSGYVPNSGDGLRRLGYTMGSDSEQLYERAGKVEACHFDW, from the exons ATGAAGCAAGCATTGCATCTACAGCTTAAGAGTTTCGTAAACCTTccaag TTTTGCAGTAGCTCCAAGAAGGAATTTAAGAGTTGGAACATCGATCTCTTTTAGAGTACGCACAATGGGGTCCAAAGACTCCAAACGACTCCTCTCAAATTCATCGCTACCCGTGTCATTGGAGgacaagaaagagaagaaactgAAAGGATTAGTGGGTACAAACTCGACTTCTGAGAAG GAAAATGGTGTGAAAAGCTCTTCAGTTGTGTTTGAACGATTTAAGGAAGACCCTGCGAGAATCGAGACAATGACCGTTCAAGAGCTCAGGGCTACATTGAG GAGCGTTGGGGTCCCTGCTAAAGGCTGTAAACGCGATCTTGTGAATGCTTTGAAGTGTTTTGCGGAAAAGAAGATAGATG GTAAAACTTCTCTGACGGTAGAAGAACAAGCATCCTTTTCTGCTGAAAATATATCTGTAAAATGTAAGGATAAGGACTTCTCTAAAGAAGACTGTGTTGAAGATGTCAACACTGATTTGGAAGTTCCTGGGCTTCCGCAACATAAGGGAAGGGTAAAGAAATCTGCAACTGAGGGTAGTATTAACAAATTCAATACGAAAAGGGTCACAAAGAAACAAAATCTGTCTATCAGATGTGATGAAGGTTCAG GTGGGATGGTCTTGGAGGCAAAGAGAACAGTTTCTTCAAAGATTATTCATGAAGTTGTTAATGCTGACAAAGGAGTTATGCCTGTCATACAAACTGAACCATGGACAGTTCTTGCCCACAAGAAGCCTCAGAAAGGCTGGATTCCTTATAATCCTAAAACCATGAGGCCTCCGCCTCTAACCAGGGACACAAGATATATGAAGCTCATGTCTTGGAATGTCAATGGATTAAGAGCTTTATTGAAATTAGAGGGATTTTCTGCGCTGCAACTTTCCCAAAGGGAAGATTTTGATGTTTTGTGCTTGCAAGAGACCAAGCTACAG GAGAAGGATGTTGAGAACATCAAACAGTGTCTCATAGATGGCTATGAGAACAGCTTCTGGAGTTGTAGTGTTTCCAAGCTTGGTTATTCTGGAACAGCGATTATCTCAAGG GTAAAGCCACTTTCAGTCAGATATGGCCTAGGCATATCAGATCATGATAGTGAGGGACGGCTTGTGATGGCagagtttgattcattttatctaTTGAGTGGATACGTCCCTAATTCTGGAGATGGCTTGAGAAGACTG GGTTACACAATGGGATCCGACTCTGAGCAATTATATGAAA GAGCTGGAAAAGTCGAAGCCTGTCATTTTGACTGGTGA